CTAATTTCTTTATTTTCTAACAACGTTTTCATCACACTTACATCACCTCCGGATGCTACCAAATGCAAAATGATATTGCCAGTTGGACCTTTATACGCTGCATCAATCCCTCCACCCTTCAAGAGCGCTTCTACAATACCTTCAAGAGCGCTTCTATAATACCTCCAAGAGCGAGGTCTTGTGCCACCATCAGAGGTGTTTTATCACTATAATTTTTGATAGTAACATCAACACCTGCCTCTATTAAGCGCTTAGCTGCCTCTTCCTGACTGGCGTATATTGCTAGATGCAAAGCAGTATTGCCAGATTCATCTGTTTCATTTAGTTTAATTTCAATACCTTCAACGCCTAGAAGAGCGTTTATAATCTCTAAGTTCCCCTGGTGGGCTGCCCGATGCAAAGCCGTTCTTTGCTCTTTATCTACTGCATTTATATTAATCTTTTTATCATTATCATTTTTACACTTTAGGAGCGCATTGACAGCAGCTAGATTACCTCCGTAACATGCCACGATGAGAGGCGTCATCTCCAAATCACCTTTTAAATTTACATCAGCCTCTACTGATTTTAAAAGTTCAACTACAGATGCTTTGTTATCCCGTGCTGCTACATATAAAGCCGTATTGCCATCTTTATCCTTTGCATCTACATCAACTTTATCTTTATATTTAGGATCTAAAAGTAATGTTACAACTTCTACATAACCTTTTTGAGCTGCCAAGTATAGAGGTCCTTTGCCTGACTCTGGATCTGGAGTCATAACATCTAACGTTTGACTACCAGAATAATTTAGTAAAATCGCAGCTATGTCCGGATTTCCAGATGTAAGCGCCAATATAAGTGAAGTGACGTCGCCCCCTGCGTTGTTAATATCAGTCCGCTCATACCCCAGCAACACCTGAACCGCTGAACAATCATCTTTCTTTATAGCTCGGCCTAGTGCTGTTCTTTGTTTATCTACATGTTTATCTACAACCGAATCTAAAGGGTTCTCTTGTGCATCCACTCCTTGCTGCGTGTCGAGAGGCTTATCTATAGCCGAGGGTGAAGATTTTTCTTGTGTATCCATGCCTTGCTGTGTACGCACACAAGCAAACAAGGTATTGAGGGTTAATAGCATGCGCAATAGGCCTAGGCTATATTTTATATAGGTTTTCATAGCATTTGATGTTAAATGGTTAGGTTATAGTTATCACCAAGTAGCATTACTTCAATAAAAAATTTAGGTATAAGGACCATGGCGCCAACTTGCTAAAGGCACACGTCTACGCCATGATCCGATTCAAAAATCTAGATAGCATCAGCATGGTTTATTCACATCTATCTGCTGCTTATCTAGAAAGTCCAGCACTGCTTTCTTTTCTTTGTCCCCTGTTGTCAATTTTGATACTCTATTCCACATATTACACCCATCTGCGTCCGTTGCATTAATATGTAGGCCTGCATCAAGCCACTTTTTTATACTTTTTGGTGACCAACCATTATCATTAAGATCTTTCACAATCTTATCCGTTATGACATTAGCATGCTCTCCAACCAATGGTGCTAGTGTAGTAGTACTACTACCCCATTGTTCTTCACCTTTTTCTATCGCATCGGTAATGAATTTTACGGTTGTATCATCTATACTGAATGGCGTAACAGTTGTACTCCCATTAATTGGCGGAAATGGTGTCGAAGTGTTTAGACCAGTACCATTATTATGGGCCATACCGGTGTTATTGCCAAGTACATAATATAACGTCCCTCCGAAGAAACCAAGTAGTATCACCCCTCCCACCACAGATCCCGTCAAACACAATACCGGATGGCGTCTATTTACCCTAACCATACTATCCCATATAGTTCTAGAACAGCTCTTATTATGCCTCCTATTATTGGCGCCTAGTTCCTGCCTTGTGTTGACACAAGAGGTCAAAGTATTCAAGCTCAATAGTCCAATGAATAGACTTACCCTAGCATTTCTATACGTTTTCATAGCATTTGATGTTTAATTGTATATACATAATCACTACCAAACAGAATGGCTTTCATGTATAGCTCCCCACGATCTATCCATATGACCCTATCTGTCTATCTGCTTCAATTGAATCAGGCAAAAAGCCTTAATAAGGGAGCATGGAACTTATCTATTTCATGAATCGCCCTTAACTTATTAAGTACAAAAAAATAAATACAATCGCAAATAAAAACTATAAAAGGCAGGATGCCGAATTGGACATGGAATCATGGCTTCGCCTTGTCAAGGGTGGTAGGTTTAAGGTAACACGATAACAAAACGTAGATGATAAATGGAATAGTTAGGGCAGGCTATATGAAAAACAAATACATACTTTTATATTTGAGGTTGTCTTCCTTTATACGCAAAGGGTAAAATAAAGTTTGTTGGTGTGCCTAAGTCTTATTTCCTACGTATCGTTGCTTTAGTACCATTTATATTTAGTGGCGTATCTGCAAAAGCAACTGCATACTTTAATTGTAGTCCCTATTTTAGTAATGGTTATAGCACTGCGTATAGAAACTGGATACAAGCCAATAACTACTTGCATACAGTCCAACCTTATGCAGCTGATAGACAATCTAACAGACTGCTTAATTTTTATAACAGCTACCGACTGCTTCCCTTATTAGCTAGTAGCAAACAAAGCGGAGAACACGTTGCAGACATGGTACACTACCAAGCAGTAGATTCAATTATTTTCGATGCTAAAAAAGACATACTTTCTTTACACGGGGCCAGTACGCTGGCCTATGATAAGATCAAACTCGAAGCAGGTATCGTAGCCCTACACTTAAAAACCCATACGCTTTGTGCAAAAGGAACCAAGGATCTGCATAACCAAGCGATAGGGAATCCTATCTTTACCTATCAGGATGTAGCCAAAAACAAATATGGTAAAGAAGGCTCTACCCAAACACGGATCTTTTTTATGGAAAGCATCCGGTATAACATCGAAACCAAACGAGCTTTAGTAGATGGCCTATTGACCAAACAAGACGAATCTATTGTCAAAGGCAAACAGATCAAAAAAGAAGATGAAACAACATTTTATGGGGAAGATATCATTTATACTACTTGCCCACTAGCGCATCCCCATTTTTACATACGTACCAAACGCGCTAAAATAGTACGAGATAAACAAATTACTAGCGGCCCCTTTCGCTTGTACTTTGACCAGGTGCCTACGCCATTAGGCTCTGTTTTTGGCACCTTATTTCTAGAAGGCAAACGGACATATGGTA
The nucleotide sequence above comes from Cardinium endosymbiont of Sogatella furcifera. Encoded proteins:
- a CDS encoding ankyrin repeat domain-containing protein, which translates into the protein MKTYIKYSLGLLRMLLTLNTLFACVRTQQGMDTQEKSSPSAIDKPLDTQQGVDAQENPLDSVVDKHVDKQRTALGRAIKKDDCSAVQVLLGYERTDINNAGGDVTSLILALTSGNPDIAAILLNYSGSQTLDVMTPDPESGKGPLYLAAQKGYVEVVTLLLDPKYKDKVDVDAKDKDGNTALYVAARDNKASVVELLKSVEADVNLKGDLEMTPLIVACYGGNLAAVNALLKCKNDNDKKININAVDKEQRTALHRAAHQGNLEIINALLGVEGIEIKLNETDESGNTALHLAIYASQEEAAKRLIEAGVDVTIKNYSDKTPLMVAQDLALGGIIEALLKVL